Proteins encoded in a region of the Streptomyces sp. PCS3-D2 genome:
- the frr gene encoding ribosome recycling factor: protein MIEEILLEAEEKMEKAVVVAKEDFAAIRTGRAHPAMFNKIVADYYGAITPINQLASFAVPEPRMAIVTPFDASALRNIEQAIRDSDLGVNPSNDGRIIRVTFPELTGERRKEYIKVAKNKAEDSKVSIRSVRRKAKDALDKLVKDKEAGEDEVRRAEKELDDTTAKYVAQVDELLKHKEAELLEV from the coding sequence GTGATCGAAGAAATCCTCCTCGAGGCCGAGGAGAAGATGGAGAAGGCCGTCGTCGTCGCGAAGGAGGACTTCGCCGCGATCCGCACCGGCCGTGCGCACCCGGCGATGTTCAACAAGATCGTCGCCGACTACTACGGCGCCATCACGCCCATCAACCAGCTCGCCTCCTTCGCGGTTCCCGAGCCGCGCATGGCCATCGTGACGCCGTTCGACGCGTCCGCGCTGCGCAACATCGAGCAGGCCATCCGCGACTCCGACCTCGGTGTCAACCCGAGCAACGACGGCCGCATCATCCGGGTGACCTTCCCCGAGCTGACCGGGGAGCGCCGCAAGGAGTACATCAAGGTCGCCAAGAACAAGGCCGAGGACTCCAAGGTCTCCATCCGCTCCGTCCGCCGCAAGGCGAAGGACGCCCTCGACAAGCTCGTCAAGGACAAGGAGGCGGGCGAGGACGAGGTCCGTCGCGCGGAGAAGGAGCTCGACGACACCACCGCGAAGTACGTCGCGCAGGTGGACGAGCTCCTCAAGCACAAGGAAGCCGAGCT
- the pyrH gene encoding UMP kinase → MNQGVDPHTASDDKSDQFKKGRRFMLKLSGEAFSGGGGLGVDPDVVHAIAREIAAVVRDGAEIAVVIGGGNFFRGAELQQRGMDRARSDYMGMLGTVMNCLALQDFLEKEGIDSRVQTAITMGQVAEPYIPLRAVRHLEKGRVVIFGAGMGMPYFSTDTTAAQRALEIDAEALLMGKNGVDGVYDSDPKKNPDAVKFDALEYGEVLSRDLKVADATAITLCRDNKLPILVFELLAEGNIARAVKGEKIGTLVSDEETRA, encoded by the coding sequence ATGAATCAGGGCGTGGACCCCCACACCGCATCCGACGACAAGAGCGACCAGTTCAAGAAGGGCCGCCGCTTCATGCTGAAGCTGTCGGGCGAGGCCTTCTCCGGTGGCGGAGGACTGGGCGTCGACCCCGACGTCGTCCACGCCATCGCGCGTGAGATCGCCGCGGTGGTCCGCGACGGCGCGGAGATCGCCGTCGTGATCGGCGGCGGCAATTTCTTCCGAGGCGCCGAGCTCCAGCAGCGCGGCATGGACCGGGCCCGGTCCGACTACATGGGCATGCTCGGCACGGTCATGAACTGCCTCGCGCTCCAGGACTTCCTGGAGAAGGAGGGCATCGACTCCCGCGTTCAGACCGCCATCACCATGGGGCAGGTCGCGGAGCCGTACATCCCGCTGCGCGCCGTGCGCCACCTGGAGAAGGGCCGTGTCGTCATCTTCGGCGCCGGCATGGGCATGCCCTACTTCTCCACCGACACCACGGCCGCCCAGCGCGCCCTGGAGATCGATGCCGAGGCCCTCCTCATGGGCAAGAACGGCGTCGACGGGGTCTACGACTCCGACCCGAAGAAGAACCCGGACGCGGTGAAGTTCGACGCGCTGGAGTACGGCGAGGTCCTCTCGCGCGACCTCAAGGTCGCCGACGCCACCGCGATCACCCTCTGCCGTGACAACAAGCTGCCCATCCTCGTCTTCGAGCTGCTCGCCGAGGGCAATATCGCCCGCGCCGTCAAGGGTGAGAAGATCGGCACGCTCGTCAGCGACGAAGAGACCCGGGCCTGA
- the tsf gene encoding translation elongation factor Ts, with translation MANYTAADVKKLRELTGAGMLDCKNALVDADGDVEKAQEALRIKGQKGVAKREGRSAENGAVVSLIADDNTSGVIVELKCETDFVAKGEKFLAVANQLAAHVAATSPADIEALLASEIEPGKTVTAFVDEANANLGEKIVLDRFAQFTGGYVTAYMHRTMPDLPFQIGVLVELDKENAEVARGIAQHIAAFAPQWLSAEDVPADKVESERRIAEEVTRAEGKPEAAIAKIVEGRVNGFFKDATLLGQAYALDNKKSVQKVLDEAGVTLKRFTRIKVGI, from the coding sequence ATGGCGAACTACACCGCCGCTGACGTCAAGAAGCTCCGCGAGCTCACCGGCGCCGGCATGCTGGACTGCAAGAACGCGCTCGTGGACGCCGACGGTGACGTCGAGAAGGCCCAGGAAGCCCTCCGCATCAAGGGCCAGAAGGGCGTCGCCAAGCGCGAGGGCCGTTCTGCCGAGAACGGTGCCGTCGTCTCCCTCATCGCCGACGACAACACCTCGGGTGTCATCGTCGAGCTGAAGTGCGAGACCGACTTCGTCGCCAAGGGCGAGAAGTTCCTGGCCGTCGCCAACCAGCTGGCCGCGCACGTCGCCGCGACCTCCCCGGCCGACATCGAGGCGCTGCTCGCCTCCGAGATCGAGCCCGGCAAGACCGTCACCGCTTTCGTCGACGAGGCCAACGCCAACCTCGGCGAGAAGATCGTCCTGGACCGCTTCGCGCAGTTCACCGGCGGCTACGTGACCGCGTACATGCACCGCACGATGCCCGACCTGCCGTTCCAGATCGGCGTCCTGGTCGAGCTCGACAAGGAGAACGCCGAGGTCGCCCGCGGCATCGCGCAGCACATCGCCGCGTTCGCCCCGCAGTGGCTGTCCGCCGAGGACGTCCCGGCCGACAAGGTCGAGTCCGAGCGTCGCATCGCCGAAGAGGTCACCCGCGCGGAGGGCAAGCCCGAGGCTGCCATCGCGAAGATCGTCGAGGGTCGCGTCAACGGCTTCTTCAAGGACGCCACGCTGCTCGGCCAGGCCTACGCCCTGGACAACAAGAAGTCCGTCCAGAAGGTTCTGGACGAGGCCGGTGTCACCCTGAAGCGCTTCACCCGCATCAAGGTCGGCATCTGA
- the rpsB gene encoding 30S ribosomal protein S2 yields MAVVTMRELLESGVHFGHQTRRWNPKMKRFIFTERNGIYIIDLLQSLSYIDRAYEFVKETVAHGGSIMFVGTKKQAQEAIAEQATRVGMPYVNQRWLGGMLTNFSTVYKRLQRLKELEAIDFEDVAASGLTKKELLVLSREKAKLEKTLGGIREMSKVPSAVWIVDTKKEHIAVGEARKLHIPVVAILDTNCDPDEVDYKIPGNDDAIRSVTLLTRVIADAVAEGLIARSGAATGDSKPGEKAAAEPLAEWERDLLEGDKKADDAAEAAPAAEAPAADAPAADAEQA; encoded by the coding sequence ATGGCCGTCGTCACGATGCGGGAGCTGCTGGAGAGCGGCGTCCACTTCGGTCACCAGACCCGCCGTTGGAACCCGAAGATGAAGCGCTTCATCTTCACGGAGCGCAACGGCATCTACATCATCGACCTGCTGCAGTCGCTGTCGTACATCGACCGCGCCTACGAGTTCGTGAAGGAGACCGTCGCGCACGGCGGCTCCATCATGTTCGTCGGTACCAAGAAGCAGGCCCAGGAGGCCATCGCCGAGCAGGCGACGCGCGTCGGCATGCCGTACGTCAACCAGCGCTGGCTGGGTGGCATGCTCACCAACTTCTCCACCGTCTACAAGCGCCTCCAGCGCCTGAAGGAGCTTGAGGCGATCGACTTCGAGGACGTCGCCGCCTCGGGTCTCACCAAGAAGGAGCTCCTGGTCCTCTCGCGCGAGAAGGCCAAGCTGGAGAAGACCCTCGGTGGTATCCGCGAGATGTCGAAGGTTCCCAGCGCCGTCTGGATCGTCGACACCAAGAAGGAGCACATCGCCGTCGGTGAGGCGCGCAAGCTGCACATCCCGGTCGTCGCGATCCTCGACACCAACTGCGACCCCGACGAGGTCGACTACAAGATCCCGGGCAACGACGACGCGATCCGTTCCGTCACCCTGCTCACCCGCGTGATCGCCGACGCCGTCGCCGAGGGCCTCATCGCCCGTTCCGGCGCTGCGACCGGCGACTCGAAGCCGGGCGAGAAGGCCGCCGCCGAGCCGCTCGCCGAGTGGGAGCGCGACCTGCTCGAGGGTGACAAGAAGGCCGACGACGCAGCTGAGGCCGCCCCGGCCGCCGAGGCCCCGGCTGCCGACGCCCCGGCCGCCGACGCCGAGCAGGCCTGA
- a CDS encoding TetR/AcrR family transcriptional regulator: protein MAEHRSMQRGALLDAARSLLSEGGTEALTFPALAERTGLARSSVYEYFRSRAAVVEELCAVDFPVWAAEIEAAMERAGTPEAKVEAYVRSQLGLVGDRRHRAVVAISASELDAGAREKIRAAHGGLIAMIVEALAALGQEQPRLAAMLLQGVVDAAVRRIELGAAEDPEVITETALAIALRGVRG, encoded by the coding sequence GTGGCCGAGCACCGGTCGATGCAGCGCGGCGCCCTCTTGGACGCCGCGCGTTCCCTGCTGTCCGAAGGCGGTACGGAGGCACTGACCTTCCCCGCCCTGGCGGAGCGGACCGGGCTCGCCCGGTCCTCCGTGTACGAGTACTTCCGCTCCCGCGCGGCCGTGGTCGAAGAGCTGTGCGCCGTGGACTTCCCCGTGTGGGCCGCCGAGATCGAGGCGGCGATGGAGCGGGCCGGCACGCCGGAGGCGAAGGTCGAGGCCTACGTGCGCAGCCAGCTGGGCCTGGTGGGGGACCGCCGGCACCGGGCGGTCGTGGCGATCTCGGCCAGCGAGCTGGACGCCGGAGCCCGGGAGAAGATCCGCGCCGCGCACGGCGGGCTGATCGCGATGATCGTCGAGGCGCTGGCCGCCCTGGGACAGGAGCAGCCGAGGCTGGCCGCGATGCTGCTCCAGGGGGTCGTGGACGCGGCCGTGCGCCGCATCGAGCTGGGCGCCGCCGAGGATCCCGAGGTCATCACGGAGACGGCCCTGGCCATCGCCCTGCGGGGCGTCCGGGGCTGA
- the whiG gene encoding RNA polymerase sigma factor WhiG: MPQHTSGSDRAAVPPAARGSVRSTAPSSLEGLWRSYKDSGDERLREQLILHYSPLVKYVAGRVSVGLPANVEQADFVSSGVFGLIDAIEKFDIDRSIKFETYAITRIRGAMIDELRALDWIPRSVRQKARAVERAYATLEAQLRRTPTEAEVAGEMGIGVEDLHAVFSQLSLANVVALEELLHVGGEGGDRLSLMDTLEDTAADDPVEVAEDRELRRLLARAVNTLPEREKTVVTLYYYEGLTLAEIGNVLGVTESRVSQIHTKSVLQLRAKLADVGR; this comes from the coding sequence ATGCCCCAGCACACCTCAGGGTCCGACCGCGCTGCGGTGCCCCCCGCTGCCCGCGGCAGCGTGCGGTCCACCGCGCCCTCGTCCTTGGAGGGGCTGTGGCGCTCGTACAAGGACTCGGGTGACGAACGACTGCGGGAGCAGCTGATCCTGCACTACTCGCCCCTGGTGAAGTACGTGGCCGGCCGCGTCAGCGTGGGCCTGCCGGCCAACGTGGAGCAGGCCGACTTCGTCTCCTCCGGGGTCTTCGGGCTGATCGACGCCATCGAGAAGTTCGACATCGACCGCTCGATCAAGTTCGAGACGTACGCGATCACTCGGATCCGCGGCGCGATGATCGACGAACTGCGGGCACTGGACTGGATCCCCCGCTCGGTACGACAGAAGGCGCGGGCCGTGGAGCGGGCCTACGCCACGCTGGAGGCCCAGCTGCGGCGCACCCCGACGGAGGCCGAGGTCGCCGGGGAGATGGGGATCGGTGTGGAGGACCTCCACGCCGTCTTCAGCCAGCTGTCCCTGGCGAACGTGGTGGCCCTGGAGGAACTGCTGCACGTCGGCGGGGAGGGAGGCGACCGCCTCTCGCTCATGGACACGCTGGAGGACACCGCCGCCGACGACCCGGTCGAAGTGGCCGAGGACCGCGAACTGCGGCGCCTGCTGGCACGGGCCGTCAACACGCTGCCCGAGCGGGAGAAGACCGTGGTGACCCTCTACTACTACGAGGGACTCACCCTGGCCGAGATCGGCAACGTGCTGGGCGTCACCGAGAGCCGGGTCAGCCAGATCCACACCAAGTCCGTGCTGCAACTGCGCGCGAAGTTGGCGGATGTGGGGCGGTGA
- the dprA gene encoding DNA-processing protein DprA, whose amino-acid sequence MTGTEEESLARAALTRVLEPGDAHGGRWIREHGAAGLLRLLTGPEAQWGHPPSGVGPQRLAAYRRRAALADPRRDLELAARAGARFVFPGAAEWPTQLDDLGDERPVGLWLRGRPNLRTWALRSVAVVGARACTPYGAHMAQTLAAGLAERGWVVVSGAAFGIDGAAHRGALASGGATAAVLACGVDVAYPRGHSGLLGRIAGQGLVVGELPPGSHPTPSRFVLRNRVIAALTRGTVVVEAAHRSGSLVTARRAQRLGRFTMGVPGPATSGLSAGVHELLRGEGLLVTDAAEVVELVGSMGELAPDRRGPVLARDLLDRDTARVLEALPAGRAAAAAELALAAGVGTDEVIGRLYELHSLGFVERQGDGWRLAGRTAGEGTQSAVPRRGAR is encoded by the coding sequence ATGACCGGCACCGAGGAGGAGTCGCTGGCCCGCGCGGCGCTGACCCGAGTGCTGGAGCCCGGGGACGCGCACGGCGGGCGCTGGATCCGGGAGCACGGCGCGGCGGGGCTGCTCCGGCTGCTGACGGGGCCGGAGGCGCAGTGGGGGCATCCGCCGTCCGGGGTGGGTCCGCAGCGGCTCGCGGCATACCGCAGGCGCGCGGCGCTGGCCGACCCCCGGCGGGACCTGGAGCTGGCCGCCCGGGCAGGGGCCCGCTTCGTGTTCCCCGGTGCGGCGGAGTGGCCGACGCAGTTGGACGACCTGGGGGACGAAAGGCCCGTCGGGCTGTGGCTGCGGGGCCGGCCGAACCTGCGCACCTGGGCGCTGCGTTCGGTGGCCGTGGTCGGGGCCAGGGCCTGCACCCCGTACGGCGCGCACATGGCGCAGACGCTGGCCGCCGGGCTCGCCGAGCGGGGCTGGGTCGTGGTCTCCGGCGCGGCCTTCGGCATCGACGGCGCCGCCCACCGCGGAGCCCTCGCCTCCGGCGGCGCGACGGCGGCGGTGCTCGCCTGCGGGGTGGACGTCGCCTATCCCCGCGGGCACAGCGGGCTCCTCGGCCGGATCGCCGGCCAGGGGCTGGTCGTGGGGGAGTTGCCGCCCGGCAGCCACCCCACGCCCAGCCGGTTCGTCCTGCGTAACCGGGTCATCGCCGCCCTCACCCGCGGCACCGTCGTGGTGGAGGCCGCACACCGCAGCGGTTCGCTGGTGACCGCCCGGCGGGCCCAGCGGCTCGGGCGGTTCACCATGGGTGTCCCCGGACCCGCCACCAGCGGGCTCTCGGCCGGCGTGCACGAGCTGCTGAGGGGAGAGGGCCTGCTGGTCACCGACGCAGCGGAGGTCGTCGAACTCGTCGGCTCCATGGGGGAGCTGGCGCCTGATCGGCGCGGCCCGGTGCTTGCCCGCGACCTGCTGGACCGGGACACGGCCCGCGTGCTCGAAGCGCTCCCGGCCGGCCGCGCGGCGGCCGCGGCCGAGCTGGCACTCGCCGCGGGCGTCGGCACCGATGAAGTCATCGGCAGACTGTACGAACTTCACTCTCTGGGGTTCGTCGAACGGCAGGGCGACGGCTGGCGGTTGGCCGGACGAACCGCTGGAGAGGGCACACAATCCGCGGTCCCACGGCGAGGCGCTCGTTGA
- a CDS encoding YifB family Mg chelatase-like AAA ATPase encodes MGFARACSVALVGVDGVVVEVQADLEPGVAAFTLVGLPDKTLVESRDRVRAAVVNSGADWPQKKLTVGLSPASVPKAGAGFDLAVAIAVLGAAGVVDPAAIADLVLIGELGLDGRVRPVRGILPAVLAATEAGHRQVVVPLQCAAEAALVPDVSVLGVRSLRQLIAVLTGGELPEEDPGDPSGRPDPMSAGLLVPGAGLGTGLAPGRRGGDCTDVPDLADVTGQHTARRALEVAAAGGHHLFLTGPPGAGKTMLAERLPWILPPLTRQDSLEVTAVHSVAGILPPGEPLVSRPPYCAPHHSATMQSLVGGGTGTPRPGAVSLAHRGVLFLDEAAEFPGKALDALRQPLESGHVVVARAAGVVRLPARFLMVLAANPCPCGRHTRQGAGCECPPSAVRRYQARLSGPLLDRVDLRVEVEPVTRGDLLGRGGRGESSESVADRVREARERAGARLAGTPWRLNSEVPGTELRTRWRAAPGAPAQAERELERGLLTARGLDRVLRVAWTVADLRGRDRPEAPDVAVALELRTGISRGAMSLTGAGT; translated from the coding sequence ATGGGGTTCGCGCGGGCCTGCTCCGTGGCCCTGGTGGGCGTCGACGGCGTGGTGGTCGAGGTCCAGGCCGACCTGGAGCCGGGAGTAGCGGCCTTCACGCTGGTGGGGCTCCCGGACAAGACCCTCGTCGAGAGCCGGGACCGGGTGCGTGCGGCCGTGGTCAACTCCGGAGCGGACTGGCCGCAGAAGAAGCTCACGGTCGGGCTGAGCCCGGCCTCCGTCCCGAAGGCCGGTGCGGGGTTCGACCTGGCTGTCGCGATCGCGGTGCTCGGGGCCGCCGGGGTGGTCGACCCTGCCGCCATCGCCGACCTCGTGCTGATCGGCGAGCTGGGACTCGACGGGCGGGTGCGCCCGGTCCGGGGGATCCTGCCGGCGGTCCTCGCCGCGACCGAGGCCGGCCACCGGCAGGTGGTCGTGCCGCTGCAGTGCGCGGCCGAGGCCGCGCTCGTGCCGGACGTCTCGGTGCTCGGCGTGCGCAGCCTGCGGCAGCTGATCGCCGTCCTGACCGGCGGCGAGCTGCCCGAGGAAGATCCCGGGGACCCGTCCGGCCGCCCGGATCCGATGTCGGCCGGACTGCTCGTTCCCGGTGCGGGCCTGGGCACCGGTCTCGCCCCGGGCCGCCGCGGCGGGGACTGCACCGACGTCCCCGACCTCGCCGATGTGACGGGGCAGCACACGGCGCGCCGAGCCCTTGAGGTGGCGGCCGCCGGAGGGCACCACCTGTTCCTCACCGGTCCCCCCGGCGCGGGCAAGACGATGCTGGCCGAGCGACTGCCCTGGATCCTGCCGCCGCTCACCCGCCAGGACTCCCTGGAGGTCACGGCCGTCCACTCGGTCGCGGGAATCCTGCCACCCGGCGAGCCGCTGGTCTCCCGACCGCCGTACTGCGCCCCGCACCACTCGGCGACCATGCAGTCCCTGGTGGGCGGCGGGACCGGGACGCCCAGGCCCGGCGCGGTCTCCCTGGCCCACCGGGGCGTGCTCTTCCTGGACGAGGCCGCGGAGTTCCCCGGCAAGGCCCTGGATGCGCTGCGCCAGCCCCTGGAGTCGGGGCACGTGGTCGTCGCGCGCGCCGCCGGCGTGGTACGGCTGCCCGCCAGGTTCCTGATGGTGCTCGCGGCGAATCCCTGCCCGTGCGGGAGGCACACCCGGCAGGGAGCGGGTTGCGAGTGCCCGCCCTCGGCGGTCCGGCGCTACCAGGCCCGGCTGTCCGGGCCGTTGCTGGACCGCGTCGACCTGCGGGTGGAGGTCGAGCCGGTGACCCGCGGCGACCTGCTGGGGCGGGGCGGCCGGGGGGAGTCCAGCGAGTCGGTCGCCGACCGGGTGCGGGAAGCCCGGGAGCGCGCCGGGGCCCGCCTCGCCGGCACCCCGTGGCGGCTCAACTCGGAAGTGCCCGGAACCGAGTTGAGAACCCGTTGGCGGGCTGCCCCGGGGGCGCCGGCGCAGGCCGAGCGGGAGCTGGAGCGGGGGCTGCTGACCGCACGCGGGCTGGACCGGGTCCTGCGGGTCGCCTGGACCGTCGCCGACCTGCGGGGGCGGGACCGGCCCGAGGCGCCGGACGTGGCCGTGGCGCTGGAACTGCGCACCGGCATCTCCCGCGGGGCCATGTCGCTGACGGGGGCCGGAACATGA
- a CDS encoding YraN family protein produces MDAKSAARQALGRYGEELAARRLTEAGMTVIARNWRCRAGEIDIVARDGDALVVCEVKTRRTGGFEHPMAAVRTAKADRLRRLAGRWLADHGGPPPGGVRIDLVGVLLPRRGAPLVEHVRGVA; encoded by the coding sequence ATGGACGCGAAGAGCGCGGCACGGCAGGCGCTGGGGCGGTACGGCGAGGAGCTCGCGGCACGACGGCTGACCGAGGCCGGGATGACCGTGATCGCACGGAACTGGCGCTGCCGCGCCGGGGAGATCGACATCGTCGCGCGCGACGGGGACGCCCTCGTCGTCTGCGAGGTCAAGACCCGGCGCACGGGCGGTTTCGAGCATCCGATGGCCGCCGTCCGGACCGCGAAGGCGGACCGGTTGCGGCGGCTCGCGGGGAGGTGGCTCGCCGACCACGGCGGACCACCGCCGGGCGGCGTCCGCATCGACCTCGTGGGCGTGCTGCTGCCGCGCCGCGGCGCGCCCCTGGTGGAACACGTCAGGGGGGTGGCCTGA
- a CDS encoding DUF2469 domain-containing protein, giving the protein MSAEDLEKYETEMELKLYREYRDVVGLFKYVIETERRFYLTNDYEMQVHSVQGEVFFEVSMADAWVWDMYRPARFVKQVRVLTFKDVNIEELNKSDLELPGS; this is encoded by the coding sequence ATGAGTGCCGAGGACCTCGAAAAGTACGAGACCGAGATGGAGCTGAAGCTCTATCGGGAGTACCGCGACGTCGTCGGGCTGTTCAAGTATGTGATCGAGACCGAACGCCGTTTCTACCTCACCAACGACTACGAGATGCAGGTGCACTCGGTCCAGGGCGAGGTGTTCTTCGAGGTCTCGATGGCCGATGCCTGGGTCTGGGACATGTACCGGCCGGCCCGCTTCGTGAAGCAGGTACGGGTGCTGACCTTCAAGGACGTGAACATCGAGGAGCTCAACAAGAGCGACCTCGAACTGCCCGGGAGCTGA
- a CDS encoding NUDIX hydrolase encodes MPPEPAVGRRPRQVSRVILLDPADRILLLHGFEPADPSDDWWFTPGGGLEGTETRAQAALRELAEETGITEVELGPVLWHRFCSFPFDGRRWEQDEWYFLARTTRTAIRMGGLTELERRSVTGARWWTSEELLAARETVYPTRLAELLRTLLDDGPPGESVALAPEIV; translated from the coding sequence GTGCCGCCTGAACCGGCCGTCGGCCGTCGCCCTCGCCAGGTGTCCCGGGTGATCCTGCTGGATCCGGCGGACCGGATCCTGCTGCTGCACGGCTTCGAACCGGCCGACCCCTCCGACGACTGGTGGTTCACCCCGGGCGGCGGACTGGAGGGGACCGAGACCCGGGCGCAGGCCGCGCTGCGCGAACTGGCGGAGGAGACCGGGATCACCGAGGTGGAGCTGGGCCCGGTGCTGTGGCACCGCTTCTGCTCCTTCCCCTTCGACGGCCGGCGCTGGGAGCAGGACGAGTGGTACTTCCTGGCCCGGACGACCCGGACCGCGATCCGGATGGGCGGTCTGACCGAGCTGGAGCGGCGCAGCGTCACCGGAGCCAGGTGGTGGACCTCCGAGGAACTTCTCGCGGCACGTGAGACGGTGTACCCGACCAGACTCGCCGAGCTGCTCCGCACGCTGCTCGACGACGGTCCTCCGGGTGAGTCGGTGGCCCTGGCCCCGGAAATCGTTTAG
- the lepB gene encoding signal peptidase I, translating into MGGTEAISGGKDGRGGPGNVLSGIVVAVGFVLFLGGFVWGAFVYRPYTVPTDSMMPTVSPGDRVLAQRVGGAEVRRGDVVVFNDSTWSDLPMVKRVVGVGGDTVKCCGPGGELTVNGTALDESYADTSRPDTGLAMPPGQVPPAGTPFEVTVPEGNLFLLGDRRAASLDSRAHLQEAGQGTVPRSAVTARVDALVWPSVAMLERPKTYAALPGGISGHGPLRLQAAAVVTGAALVVLGAAYGPLVRFLGRGRRERAGAA; encoded by the coding sequence ATGGGCGGAACAGAAGCGATAAGCGGTGGCAAGGACGGCCGCGGCGGTCCCGGGAACGTGCTGTCCGGGATCGTCGTGGCCGTCGGCTTCGTGCTCTTCCTCGGCGGCTTCGTGTGGGGGGCGTTCGTCTACCGGCCCTACACGGTTCCGACCGACTCGATGATGCCGACGGTGAGCCCGGGCGACCGGGTGCTGGCGCAGCGCGTCGGCGGCGCCGAGGTGCGCCGCGGGGACGTGGTCGTCTTCAACGATTCGACGTGGAGTGATCTGCCCATGGTCAAGCGGGTCGTCGGCGTGGGCGGCGATACCGTGAAGTGCTGCGGCCCGGGCGGCGAGCTGACCGTGAACGGCACCGCGCTGGACGAGTCCTACGCCGACACCAGCCGGCCGGACACGGGCCTGGCCATGCCGCCCGGCCAGGTGCCCCCCGCCGGGACCCCCTTCGAGGTGACGGTTCCCGAGGGGAACCTCTTCCTTCTGGGCGACCGGCGCGCGGCCTCGCTGGACTCGCGGGCCCACCTCCAGGAGGCCGGGCAGGGAACGGTGCCCCGGTCGGCCGTCACGGCCCGCGTCGACGCCCTGGTCTGGCCGTCCGTGGCGATGCTGGAGCGGCCGAAGACGTACGCGGCCCTGCCCGGCGGGATCTCGGGCCACGGGCCGCTGCGGCTCCAGGCGGCGGCCGTGGTCACCGGGGCGGCCCTGGTGGTGCTCGGGGCGGCGTACGGGCCCCTCGTACGGTTCCTGGGGCGTGGGCGGCGGGAGCGGGCCGGTGCCGCCTGA